Proteins from a genomic interval of Nocardioides jishulii:
- the cobT gene encoding nicotinate-nucleotide--dimethylbenzimidazole phosphoribosyltransferase produces the protein MTVAAPAPLVRAEAEERLLGLATPPGALGRLGEVACWFAATQGQVPPPELTRVRLVIFAGDHGVAAHGVSAFPSEITGAMVHTFLAGKAGVSALAAAHQVEVRVLDLGVATDLGDVPAEVVAHKVRRSSGAIHLEDALTADELAQAYAVGRAVAGEEIAAGAQLLISGDMGIGNTTPASAMVAAALGLPAVEVTGRGTGIDDAAWQHKVAVVQQALDRVGSRADDPMETLKALSSADLAATTGYLVAAAEAGVPVLLDGLMSVACALTAERIAPGAAAWFAAGHRSTEPGQSLALSKLGLEPLLDLGLRLGEGSGAVAAVPVLRSAIAVLRDVALLSEIMG, from the coding sequence GTGACTGTTGCTGCTCCTGCCCCCCTGGTCCGCGCCGAGGCCGAGGAGCGACTCCTCGGACTGGCCACGCCGCCCGGCGCACTGGGTCGGCTCGGCGAGGTGGCCTGCTGGTTCGCCGCCACGCAGGGCCAGGTGCCGCCCCCGGAGCTCACCCGGGTCCGCCTGGTCATCTTCGCGGGAGACCACGGTGTGGCTGCCCACGGCGTCTCCGCGTTCCCCTCCGAGATCACCGGCGCCATGGTGCACACCTTCCTGGCCGGCAAGGCAGGCGTCAGCGCCCTCGCCGCCGCGCACCAGGTCGAGGTACGCGTCCTCGACCTCGGCGTCGCCACCGACCTCGGCGACGTCCCTGCCGAGGTCGTGGCCCACAAGGTGCGTCGCTCCAGCGGCGCGATCCACCTCGAGGACGCCCTCACCGCCGACGAGCTCGCGCAGGCGTACGCCGTGGGCCGCGCCGTCGCCGGCGAGGAGATCGCGGCCGGCGCCCAGCTGCTGATCTCCGGTGACATGGGCATCGGCAACACCACCCCTGCCTCCGCCATGGTGGCGGCCGCCCTCGGCCTGCCGGCCGTCGAGGTCACGGGTCGGGGCACCGGCATCGACGACGCCGCCTGGCAGCACAAGGTCGCGGTCGTGCAGCAGGCGCTGGACCGCGTCGGGTCACGCGCCGACGACCCGATGGAGACTCTCAAGGCACTCTCGAGCGCCGACCTGGCCGCCACCACCGGCTACCTCGTCGCGGCGGCAGAGGCTGGCGTCCCGGTGCTGCTCGACGGCCTCATGTCGGTCGCCTGCGCCTTGACCGCCGAGCGCATCGCCCCCGGCGCGGCCGCGTGGTTCGCCGCCGGGCACCGTTCCACCGAGCCGGGCCAGTCGCTGGCCCTGTCGAAGCTCGGCCTGGAGCCGCTGCTCGACCTCGGACTGCGCCTCGGCGAGGGCAGCGGCGCCGTCGCCGCCGTCCCGGTGCTGCGCAGCGCCATCGCCGTCCTGCGTGACGTCGCCCTCCTCTCGGAGATCATGGGGTGA